CACACCATAAACCAGGTACTTTTTCTTGCGAGATTGAATCAGGTTCCAAATTTGAGTGAATGTGTCATTCACGAGCGTGGTCCCGGTAAATATGATTACATCCGAAACCTCGATAAGGTCCTCGGTACGTTTGCTGCCATCCCAGATTTCCACACCGAACTTGCGCTTACCGATATTATCCTTGCTTAAATCCGTGATATGGACATGGTCCGGGCCGAAGGCGTCTATCAGCCTCTCGGCGATAGCGGGATTCAAGCCGATAAGCCCAACATCCGTTTTGCCGTATTTCTTGAGTAAGAAATCGGCGATATCGAGAGCGCATTCCTCAGGCTCTTCATCTTTGCAGTGTACCGTCTTGTCTACCATTTTGAGGCTGCCCAGCACCGCGTTAAGAGTGGCAATATATATCGCCCTGTTCTGATTCGTGTTTAGCTCCAGATTCAGCACATCCTTCAGGACACCCACAAACTCCCGTGGCGAATCGGTATAGGCATGCCCGTTTGATCCCAGGAATTCGGCCTCTATGACTCTCTCTTTGCCGATTATGATCGGGAAGTCCCGTCGACCGGGCATGCCGATAGCCTCCTCAGGTGTCAGGGGCTTGACCAGGACGGTAACATCGACATCAAGTAAGTTGTTCTTTTCTACAATTTCCCGGAATCCGGCCATGGTCTTATCTAGAATCCCAATTTCGCTTTCTTTGCTCATATCCTCATCTCAAAAAATGAAAGCGCAAATTTCAACGATACATATAAAAATACCAATCCGAAAATAAACTTCAAGGCATTAGATGAAGCGCGCTTGTTGAGCATGGCTCCGAGGTTGGCTCCAAGCAGCGTGCCCAAACACATAGGCAAAGCCAGAGTCAGGTCGATGAATCCCTGCCCGTACTTGAATGAAGAGCTTATGAGCGCATTTACGGAAAAGCACATCAGCGAGGAAGCCATAGCTGCCTTAATAGGTGCATAGAGGACGTAAGTAAAAGCCGGGACCAGGATTACCCCTGTGCCTATTCCCAGAAGGCCCGGCAGAGCACCAGCCAGGGAACCGATGGATATTTTCTGAACCAGGGTACCTTTTATCTCTTTATCAACTCTTTCCTTTTCTCTATCTCGGATAAGACCTGGAATTCCTTCCGCGATCATGCGAATTGATATCAGAGAAAATACCAGTCCCATCCCTAGATCAAGCCAGCGTTCTCGTGTCGATAGACATAAGAACACGAAGGAAAATACTACGGTGGCCAGCGCTCCTGATATAATGATGGGAACGATTGAGCGTGTATTTAGATTGCCCAGTTTATAGTGACGGTAGCTGCCTCCCAGAGTAGTGAAAAACACGGCCAGAATGCAGGTACCTGCAGCGTGGGCAGGTGATAGCCCTACGAGAAATCGCAGCATCGGCATCAGCACGATCCCTCCGCCGATTCCCAGGAGGCCCCCAAGAGTGCCTGCCAATATCCCCCCAAGAAAGAGCGCGAGTATTTCAGACATCTCGCTCGTATCTACCTGCCACTGAACAGCTTTGGTCTGCTGGTTTGTAAACGATCAAGACATTCTCCAGGTGTATTTTCACAACAGCCTTACGCTCACTCAGAATATCCTGCAGCGGGAGAGACAATCCAGAACTTGGCTTCTGCCTTGCTTTTCAACTCGCCGCCCTGATGTAGAGTGCCTTTCAGCAGGTGAAGGTGTGATTTCTGTTTCTCCACCTGGGCACACACTGTGATTGATCGGCCAGAAATCACGGGCCGAAGGAAACGGATGTTCAACGAGGCGGTTACGCCGGACAGCCCATTCGCAAACAGGCAATGGGTCATCGCGGCATCGAATAATAGGGAAATGATCCCCCCGTGCAGTCGGCCTTGATATCCCTGAAACCGTAATCCATCCCGAACGGTGATGGACGTGGTACCATCCTCACTAGTATCGGACTCTAGGCCGAGGCCAAGAGGATCATCAGCGCTGCGAACCGCGCAGTTGGGATGCGCTTCTCGGGCTGTTCGCGTATGTATCGTTCTATCTGTTTTCATTGGTCGCAGTCACGGTTCAGCCTTGCCCCCTCCTGCGTCCACCCTCCGAACCTTGACCCTGATGGCGGCATCCGCCTTGGCCGTATCCGGCGCCTCGCCCGCGAGCGGGGACAGATTCGCTGCTCGTGAGCTCGGCACTCTGGCCATGACCGCGGCAGGCTTTGGCCGGATCA
This Candidatus Zixiibacteriota bacterium DNA region includes the following protein-coding sequences:
- a CDS encoding sulfite exporter TauE/SafE family protein yields the protein MSEILALFLGGILAGTLGGLLGIGGGIVLMPMLRFLVGLSPAHAAGTCILAVFFTTLGGSYRHYKLGNLNTRSIVPIIISGALATVVFSFVFLCLSTRERWLDLGMGLVFSLISIRMIAEGIPGLIRDREKERVDKEIKGTLVQKISIGSLAGALPGLLGIGTGVILVPAFTYVLYAPIKAAMASSLMCFSVNALISSSFKYGQGFIDLTLALPMCLGTLLGANLGAMLNKRASSNALKFIFGLVFLYVSLKFALSFFEMRI
- a CDS encoding PaaI family thioesterase, with protein sequence MKTDRTIHTRTAREAHPNCAVRSADDPLGLGLESDTSEDGTTSITVRDGLRFQGYQGRLHGGIISLLFDAAMTHCLFANGLSGVTASLNIRFLRPVISGRSITVCAQVEKQKSHLHLLKGTLHQGGELKSKAEAKFWIVSPAAGYSE